A genomic stretch from Chloroflexota bacterium includes:
- a CDS encoding NAD(P)H-hydrate dehydratase, whose translation MEVVGLTQEWVARSLPARPPRAHKGTFGRLLIVAGSLEYAGAALLAGLGAIRTGVGLACLATPEAVGTRLMGLVPELTSMLLPEEAPGLTAPGGWRRLAAEAPTYDALVVGPGLGRQPATLRRARTFISELRRPAVIDADGLTALAEVQRWWQSVRAPLVLTPHPGEFARLMRVPEAESLADDDAQRAEAAREAAASWGQVVVLKGAYTVIGSPTGGLLRSDIATPALATAGSGDVLAGAIGAFLAAGLDPFDAAGCGVAVHGAAGLLAEDRIGQSGVVARDIANLLPTAMQQLRGGRGR comes from the coding sequence ATGGAGGTCGTGGGCCTGACCCAGGAGTGGGTCGCCAGGAGCCTCCCGGCCCGGCCACCACGTGCACACAAGGGCACATTCGGGAGGCTGCTCATCGTCGCCGGCTCCCTGGAGTACGCAGGCGCAGCTCTCCTGGCCGGGCTCGGGGCCATTCGCACGGGCGTCGGCCTCGCGTGCCTGGCCACGCCGGAGGCGGTGGGCACCCGGCTGATGGGGCTCGTCCCTGAGCTGACCTCCATGCTGCTGCCCGAGGAGGCGCCGGGCCTGACCGCCCCGGGTGGCTGGCGTCGCCTGGCCGCTGAGGCTCCGACCTATGACGCCCTCGTCGTCGGTCCAGGGCTCGGCCGGCAGCCGGCCACCCTGCGCCGGGCACGCACCTTCATCAGCGAGCTGCGCCGTCCTGCCGTGATCGACGCCGATGGGCTCACCGCTCTGGCGGAGGTCCAGCGCTGGTGGCAGTCGGTCCGCGCGCCGCTGGTCCTCACCCCGCACCCCGGTGAGTTCGCCCGCCTGATGCGGGTGCCGGAGGCGGAGTCGCTCGCCGATGACGATGCACAGCGCGCCGAGGCGGCTCGCGAGGCGGCGGCGAGCTGGGGCCAGGTCGTGGTGCTGAAGGGCGCATACACCGTGATCGGGTCACCGACCGGCGGCCTCCTGCGTTCCGACATCGCCACGCCGGCGCTCGCCACGGCAGGCAGCGGCGATGTGCTGGCCGGCGCGATCGGCGCGTTTCTGGCGGCCGGGCTGGATCCATTCGACGCGGCCGGATGCGGGGTGGCGGTGCACGGCGCCGCCGGGCTGCTGGCCGAGGATCGGATTGGCCAATCCGGGGTGGTGGCGCGCGACATCGCCAACCTGCTGCCGACGGCGATGCAGCAGCTTCGCGGCGGCCGGGGCCGATGA
- the acpS gene encoding holo-ACP synthase, whose protein sequence is MSRHEIGVDLIDIDRIISTLGRFPDRFRERVLTDGEARYCGARAERIAGRWAAKEAISKVLGLGVRGVGWREIEILPNWAGAPQVYLHARAAARAAALGLEDVTVSISHERHIAVAVAVAHRAPDA, encoded by the coding sequence ATGAGCCGCCACGAGATCGGTGTCGACCTGATCGACATCGACCGCATCATCTCGACCCTTGGCCGCTTTCCCGATCGGTTCCGTGAGCGCGTCCTGACCGACGGCGAGGCTCGCTACTGTGGGGCGCGGGCCGAGCGAATCGCCGGCCGCTGGGCCGCCAAGGAGGCGATCAGCAAGGTGCTGGGCCTGGGCGTTCGCGGCGTCGGCTGGCGGGAGATCGAGATCCTGCCCAACTGGGCCGGCGCGCCACAGGTCTACCTCCACGCTCGGGCCGCGGCCCGCGCGGCGGCGCTCGGGCTCGAAGACGTGACGGTGAGCATTTCGCACGAGCGGCACATAGCGGTGGCGGTGGCGGTCGCGCATCGCGCACCGGACGCCTAG
- the glmS gene encoding glutamine--fructose-6-phosphate transaminase (isomerizing) → MCGIVGYVGPRDAAPILLEGLRRLEYRGYDSAGLAILTDAGEMFVEKKAGKLSNLTEHLNGDAPAGHPGIAHTRWATHGRPNDANAHPHRDCSGRLALIHNGIIENYAEIKERLLAGGHRFTSETDTEVLAHLIEERYQGDLLEAVRDALGEVRGAYAIGVMHLDQPNRIIGARMNVPLIVGLGTGEAFLASDVPAILEHTKNVVILEEGDIADVTPEGVTIIGMDGVRVERPVTRIRWNIAAAEKGGFPHFTLKEIYEQPHAIGEALRGRVDQAGNVKLAELDAIEDKLRRVERVYVVGCGTARYAGEVGAHLIQSWAGLPANGQIGSEMRYSPPPIDDRTLVISVSQSGETADTLAPQKLASERGAVIVVVTNVVGSALTREADAVCYLQAGPEVAVASTKAFVTQVVVLEMIALHLAQLRGTLSDRRRRSFGLALRDLPGQAAEVLKLAPQVKKLARRWGGVRDVMFVGRALGFPVAMEGALKLKELSYVHAEGYAAGELKHGPIALLDPHTPLVAIANKSATYDKVVSNVAEVHAREAPVVAVATIGDEMIDRYAQDVLYIPETPEEMAPVIAIVPLQLLAYEVAVARGADVDQPRNLAKSVTVE, encoded by the coding sequence ATGTGCGGCATCGTCGGGTACGTCGGCCCGCGTGACGCGGCGCCGATCCTGCTGGAGGGGCTGCGTCGGCTCGAGTACCGGGGCTACGACTCGGCCGGGTTGGCGATCCTCACCGACGCCGGTGAGATGTTCGTCGAGAAGAAGGCGGGGAAGCTCTCCAACCTGACCGAACACCTCAACGGCGACGCTCCCGCCGGGCACCCCGGCATCGCCCACACCCGCTGGGCTACCCACGGCCGCCCGAATGACGCCAACGCCCACCCGCATCGCGACTGCAGCGGTCGCCTGGCCCTGATCCACAACGGGATCATCGAGAACTACGCCGAGATCAAGGAGCGGCTGCTGGCCGGCGGCCATCGCTTCACCTCGGAGACCGACACCGAGGTCCTGGCGCACCTGATCGAGGAGCGTTACCAGGGCGACCTGCTCGAAGCGGTTCGGGATGCGCTGGGCGAGGTGCGCGGTGCGTACGCGATCGGGGTGATGCACCTTGACCAGCCCAACCGGATCATTGGGGCTCGCATGAACGTGCCGCTGATCGTCGGGCTCGGAACCGGCGAGGCGTTCCTGGCGAGCGACGTGCCGGCGATCCTGGAGCACACCAAGAACGTCGTCATCCTGGAGGAGGGCGACATCGCGGACGTGACGCCGGAGGGGGTCACCATCATCGGCATGGACGGCGTCCGCGTCGAGCGCCCGGTCACCAGGATCCGGTGGAACATCGCTGCTGCCGAGAAGGGTGGCTTCCCGCACTTCACCCTCAAGGAGATCTACGAGCAACCGCACGCCATCGGTGAGGCCCTGCGCGGCCGAGTCGACCAGGCCGGCAACGTGAAGCTTGCCGAGCTGGATGCGATCGAGGACAAGCTGCGTCGTGTCGAGCGGGTGTACGTGGTCGGCTGCGGGACGGCACGCTACGCGGGCGAGGTTGGGGCGCACCTCATCCAGAGCTGGGCGGGGCTGCCGGCGAATGGACAGATCGGCTCCGAGATGCGCTACTCGCCGCCCCCCATCGATGACCGAACGCTCGTCATCAGCGTCAGCCAGTCGGGTGAGACGGCCGACACCCTGGCGCCGCAGAAGCTCGCCTCGGAGCGAGGTGCGGTGATCGTGGTCGTCACCAACGTGGTCGGCAGCGCGCTCACCCGAGAGGCGGATGCGGTCTGCTACCTGCAGGCCGGGCCCGAGGTGGCCGTCGCGTCGACCAAGGCGTTCGTGACCCAGGTTGTGGTGCTCGAGATGATCGCCCTCCACCTGGCGCAGCTGCGCGGCACGCTGAGCGACCGGCGGCGCCGCTCGTTCGGGCTGGCCTTGCGTGACCTCCCCGGCCAGGCGGCCGAGGTCCTCAAGCTCGCTCCGCAGGTGAAGAAGCTGGCCAGGCGCTGGGGCGGCGTGCGCGACGTGATGTTCGTCGGTCGAGCGCTCGGATTCCCTGTCGCCATGGAGGGTGCGCTGAAGCTCAAGGAGCTTTCCTACGTTCACGCCGAGGGGTATGCGGCCGGCGAGCTGAAGCACGGCCCGATCGCGCTGCTCGACCCCCACACCCCGCTGGTGGCGATTGCGAACAAGAGCGCCACCTACGACAAGGTGGTCAGCAACGTCGCCGAGGTGCACGCCCGCGAGGCGCCTGTGGTGGCGGTCGCGACGATCGGGGACGAGATGATCGATCGATACGCGCAGGACGTGCTGTACATCCCGGAGACGCCCGAAGAGATGGCGCCGGTGATCGCGATCGTGCCCCTCCAGCTGCTTGCCTACGAGGTGGCCGTCGCGCGCGGCGCGGACGTCGACCAGCCCCGCAACCTGGCGAAGTCGGTCACGGTCGAATAG
- the glmM gene encoding phosphoglucosamine mutase, with protein sequence MGRLFGTDGIRGVANVDLTPTLAYDLGRAVGHLLEAFGRRVVIGQDTRRSGDMLVAAVSSGLTSVGADAIQLGVVTTPCLAHAAASGEYAAGIMVSASHNPADDNGLKVLSGGRKIDDEVEEEIEHLLFQAESLPGMPNRQIGRITRDPRPIEAYRASLMAEAGDLLRGRRIGIDCANGSAAAIAPDLLRELGASVTVLSASPDGTNINLDSGSTQPQALAAAVLAEGLEMGMAFDGDADRLIAVDERGSVVDGDGVMGICALARLAEGALRNRILVTTIMSNGGLDRAVAAAGGRVIRTPVGDRHVFEAMERSDASLGGEQSGHIIFRDLAVTGDGILTGIQLLRTLRDTGATLAEAAAQIQMLPQVVINSAVRHRDQWEVDPEFAVAVAEADARLGARGRILVRPSGTEPKIRIMVEGEDADEINQIARELSELAHARLN encoded by the coding sequence ATGGGTCGTCTTTTCGGAACGGACGGAATCCGCGGCGTCGCCAATGTCGACCTGACGCCGACCCTCGCCTACGACCTGGGCCGCGCCGTCGGGCATCTGCTCGAGGCATTCGGGCGTCGCGTGGTGATCGGGCAGGACACCCGCCGGTCGGGAGACATGCTGGTCGCCGCCGTCTCGTCGGGCCTGACCTCGGTCGGGGCGGACGCCATTCAGCTCGGGGTGGTGACCACGCCGTGCCTGGCGCACGCCGCCGCGAGCGGTGAGTACGCCGCGGGGATCATGGTCTCCGCGTCCCACAACCCGGCAGATGACAACGGGTTGAAGGTGCTCTCGGGCGGACGCAAGATCGACGACGAGGTCGAGGAGGAGATCGAGCACCTCCTCTTCCAGGCCGAGTCACTTCCCGGGATGCCCAATCGGCAGATCGGGCGGATCACGCGTGACCCACGGCCGATCGAAGCCTACCGCGCCTCACTGATGGCGGAGGCGGGCGATCTGCTGCGCGGAAGGCGGATCGGGATCGACTGCGCCAATGGCTCGGCTGCGGCGATCGCTCCCGACCTGCTCCGGGAGCTGGGGGCGAGCGTCACCGTGCTGTCGGCATCCCCCGACGGGACGAACATCAACCTCGACTCCGGCTCGACCCAGCCGCAGGCGCTGGCCGCCGCGGTGCTGGCCGAGGGCCTCGAGATGGGGATGGCATTCGACGGCGACGCGGACCGGCTGATCGCTGTCGATGAACGTGGCTCGGTCGTCGATGGCGACGGGGTGATGGGCATCTGCGCCCTGGCGCGCCTGGCCGAAGGGGCGCTGCGCAACCGGATCCTGGTCACGACCATCATGAGCAACGGCGGCCTCGACCGCGCCGTCGCCGCCGCCGGAGGGCGCGTGATCAGGACCCCGGTCGGCGATCGCCATGTCTTCGAGGCGATGGAGCGGTCCGACGCGTCACTCGGCGGCGAGCAATCGGGCCACATCATCTTCCGCGACCTGGCCGTGACCGGGGATGGGATCCTCACCGGCATCCAGCTGCTCCGAACCCTGCGCGATACCGGCGCCACGCTCGCGGAGGCGGCTGCCCAGATCCAGATGCTGCCGCAGGTGGTGATAAACTCGGCCGTCCGCCATCGGGACCAGTGGGAGGTTGATCCGGAGTTCGCGGTCGCGGTGGCAGAGGCCGACGCCCGTCTCGGCGCGCGTGGAAGGATCCTGGTGCGACCCTCCGGGACAGAGCCAAAGATCCGGATCATGGTCGAGGGCGAGGACGCGGACGAGATCAACCAGATCGCGCGGGAGCTGTCCGAGCTCGCGCATGCCAGATTGAACTAG
- a CDS encoding CdaR family protein: protein MGWLFRNWALKLGAVALATILYTGLVFSGSFSDKTFPGVSVTALAQPEGTYLLTQQLGTVDIKYRSATDPPATVTAESFAVTIDLATYDMSQAPQVQSLKIQVRPLSDGVEVLSFTPNAVSVALDRLDQVQVRIAVDSGDVPAGLEISSAQLSVQEVTASGPQSLLDRVDRALATVRIDPSGIDCCGQVDLVPVDIDGRRVESVELNPSTVRIQIEVNTVETSRTVPIRPLLIGAPAAGFEVGTVTADPSVVTLRGGPEVLATIGEVLTEPISLSDSNSTLRATGTLVLPEGVRLADPAASEPTIVVQIRETIATRTLLLGLVCAGAPSGSACLPQIQEVAGTVSGTVSDLDAIDPGELTATLNVTGLGPGDHLVQPTVTLPQGVTLVTISPISVTVTIVPPATPAP from the coding sequence ATGGGCTGGCTCTTTCGCAACTGGGCCCTGAAGCTGGGCGCCGTGGCCCTGGCCACGATCCTGTATACGGGCCTGGTCTTCTCGGGCTCGTTCAGCGACAAGACCTTCCCCGGCGTCTCGGTCACGGCTCTCGCCCAGCCGGAGGGGACGTACCTGCTCACGCAGCAGCTCGGGACGGTCGACATCAAGTACCGCAGCGCCACCGACCCGCCGGCCACCGTGACGGCCGAGTCGTTCGCCGTCACCATCGACCTGGCGACCTACGACATGTCCCAGGCGCCGCAGGTGCAGTCGCTCAAGATCCAGGTCCGTCCCCTGAGCGACGGCGTGGAAGTGCTCAGCTTCACGCCGAATGCGGTCTCGGTGGCGCTCGACCGCCTCGACCAGGTGCAGGTCCGCATCGCGGTCGATTCCGGTGACGTGCCAGCGGGCCTGGAGATCAGCTCGGCGCAGCTGAGCGTGCAGGAGGTCACGGCCAGCGGCCCGCAGAGCCTGCTGGACCGAGTCGACCGTGCGCTCGCCACGGTCCGCATCGACCCCTCCGGAATCGACTGCTGCGGCCAGGTCGACCTGGTGCCGGTCGACATCGATGGGCGTCGGGTGGAATCGGTGGAGCTGAACCCGTCCACGGTGCGAATCCAGATCGAGGTCAACACGGTCGAGACCAGCCGCACGGTGCCGATTCGTCCCCTGCTGATCGGGGCGCCGGCGGCGGGCTTCGAGGTCGGCACCGTGACCGCCGACCCATCGGTGGTGACGCTGCGCGGCGGACCCGAGGTGCTGGCGACCATCGGTGAGGTGCTGACCGAGCCGATCAGCCTGTCGGACAGCAATTCCACCCTGCGGGCGACCGGCACGCTGGTCCTGCCCGAGGGAGTGCGGCTCGCGGATCCCGCGGCGTCCGAGCCGACCATCGTTGTCCAGATTCGCGAGACGATCGCCACCCGAACGCTGCTGCTCGGCCTGGTGTGTGCCGGGGCTCCTTCGGGAAGCGCCTGCCTGCCCCAGATCCAGGAGGTTGCCGGCACCGTGAGCGGAACGGTCTCGGACCTCGATGCAATTGACCCTGGCGAGCTGACCGCGACCCTCAATGTCACGGGGCTCGGCCCGGGGGATCACCTGGTCCAGCCGACCGTGACCCTCCCCCAGGGGGTGACCCTCGTCACCATCTCGCCGATCTCGGTCACGGTCACGATCGTTCCGCCGGCGACGCCTGCGCCCTGA
- the cdaA gene encoding diadenylate cyclase CdaA has protein sequence MDSIADFLRLYLLGSWTSVVDILLVAIVIYWVFILIRGTRAVRIVIGLSILYLVYLVAEASDLRLLSTLLQTGAVVGLFAIVVVFQPELRRALEQIGRFGSFNRFFVSSDIAEAERVAREISRAARLLAGSRHGALIVLERETGLADLAAESGVLLHADLRAELLATLFYHGTALHDGAVIVSGDRILAAGVLLPLSQNVLDSERYGTRHRAAIGISEQSDAIVVVVSEETGSISLVMRGRIERNLTEEQLRRRILNLIRPQAPRRQAPLLRRSLEGRWGVATPDAEPPIDPDARVVEATGDDKPMISGGAAEPPEPAAAAPSPKRL, from the coding sequence TTGGACTCCATCGCTGACTTCCTCAGGCTCTATCTGCTCGGCAGCTGGACGTCGGTCGTCGACATCCTGCTGGTTGCGATCGTCATCTACTGGGTCTTCATCCTGATCCGCGGCACACGAGCGGTCCGGATCGTGATCGGCCTTTCGATCCTGTACCTGGTCTACCTCGTGGCGGAGGCGAGTGACCTGCGGCTCCTGTCGACGCTCCTGCAGACAGGCGCGGTGGTCGGTCTCTTCGCGATCGTCGTCGTTTTCCAGCCGGAGCTGCGGCGTGCTCTCGAGCAGATCGGCCGCTTCGGCTCGTTCAATCGGTTCTTCGTGAGCAGTGACATCGCAGAGGCCGAGCGGGTGGCCCGCGAGATCAGCCGGGCAGCGCGCCTGTTGGCAGGCTCGCGGCACGGTGCGCTGATCGTGCTCGAGCGCGAAACGGGACTCGCCGATCTCGCCGCCGAGTCCGGGGTGCTCCTGCACGCCGACCTGCGAGCCGAGCTGCTCGCGACCCTCTTCTATCACGGGACGGCGCTGCATGACGGCGCGGTGATCGTCTCCGGCGATCGGATCCTGGCGGCCGGGGTCCTGCTGCCACTCTCCCAGAATGTGCTCGACTCCGAGCGCTACGGCACGCGCCACCGGGCGGCCATCGGGATCAGCGAGCAATCGGACGCGATCGTGGTGGTCGTCTCCGAGGAGACCGGGTCGATCTCCCTCGTGATGCGCGGCCGGATCGAGCGCAATCTGACCGAGGAGCAGCTGCGCAGGCGGATCCTCAACCTGATCCGCCCACAGGCTCCCCGTCGGCAGGCCCCGCTCCTGCGGCGCTCGCTGGAGGGCCGCTGGGGGGTCGCTACCCCGGACGCGGAGCCGCCCATCGATCCTGATGCGCGGGTCGTCGAGGCGACGGGCGACGACAAGCCGATGATCTCCGGCGGCGCAGCGGAGCCGCCCGAGCCGGCCGCCGCCGCTCCCTCCCCGAAGCGCCTGTAG
- the rpsI gene encoding 30S ribosomal protein S9 encodes MSTTYVYGTGRRKEAVARVRLLPGDGSIVVNGKDAADYFGGTPGLATLRLPFRVTETEGRYSASVLVAGGGFSGQAGAIRHGIARALLSAHPDARGALRAAGLLTRDPRAKERKKYGLKRARKAPQYTKR; translated from the coding sequence GTGAGCACGACCTATGTCTACGGAACCGGGCGACGCAAGGAGGCGGTCGCCCGCGTGCGGCTGCTGCCGGGTGACGGCAGCATCGTGGTGAACGGCAAGGACGCCGCCGATTACTTTGGCGGGACCCCCGGACTGGCCACCCTCCGTCTTCCCTTCCGGGTGACCGAGACCGAGGGTCGCTACTCTGCCAGCGTCCTGGTCGCCGGCGGTGGCTTCTCCGGGCAGGCTGGAGCCATCCGGCACGGGATCGCCCGGGCGCTGCTCAGCGCGCACCCCGACGCACGGGGCGCACTGCGGGCGGCGGGACTCCTGACGCGCGATCCGCGCGCCAAGGAGCGCAAGAAGTACGGCCTGAAGCGAGCTCGCAAGGCACCGCAGTACACCAAGCGCTAG
- the rplM gene encoding 50S ribosomal protein L13 — translation MTTYAVKASEIERSWWVVDATDQTLGRLATRIATLLEGKHKPIYSPHLDTGDHVVVINAAQIKVTGNKLLQKAYYRHSGYPGGLKEESLQSLMARKPEIVIERAVKGMLPQNRLGRAMFKKLRVYRGAEHPHQAQQPTAVELQEERNR, via the coding sequence GTGACAACGTACGCAGTCAAGGCGAGCGAGATCGAGCGCAGCTGGTGGGTGGTGGATGCCACCGACCAGACGCTGGGTCGCCTCGCCACGCGCATCGCCACGCTGCTGGAGGGAAAGCACAAGCCGATCTACTCCCCTCACCTCGACACCGGCGACCATGTGGTCGTCATCAACGCCGCGCAGATCAAGGTGACCGGCAACAAGCTGCTGCAGAAGGCGTACTACCGCCACTCCGGCTACCCGGGCGGGCTGAAGGAGGAGAGCCTGCAGTCCCTCATGGCTCGAAAGCCCGAGATCGTGATCGAGCGGGCCGTGAAGGGGATGCTGCCTCAGAACCGCCTCGGTCGGGCGATGTTCAAGAAGCTCCGTGTCTACCGCGGGGCGGAGCACCCACATCAGGCTCAGCAGCCGACCGCTGTTGAACTTCAAGAGGAACGCAATCGGTGA
- the truA gene encoding tRNA pseudouridine(38-40) synthase TruA yields MIEYDGTDFAGSQYQPRVRTVQGELEEALNRLTGERTRVRFAGRTDAGVHATGQVVAFCLVRRPRGEGIGWPELRRRLNAVLPPDLALRSLRPASAGFDPRRDARTRIYRYRIRMAGDKRPADRYRTLEIQDRLDVAAMRAVAAELPGKRDFAALGSDAEGRTIRHLREVSVVHRGTSVEIRVTANAFLRRMVRSIVAILLEAGRRRLAPGSVAGLLDAGERALHGRAAPARGLTLERVIYAKATSAATGSRKKAT; encoded by the coding sequence GTGATCGAGTACGACGGAACCGACTTCGCCGGATCCCAGTACCAGCCGCGGGTGCGGACGGTGCAGGGGGAGCTGGAGGAGGCGCTTAACAGACTGACCGGCGAGCGGACGAGAGTCAGATTCGCCGGGCGAACCGATGCCGGGGTGCACGCCACCGGCCAGGTCGTGGCCTTCTGCCTCGTTCGCCGCCCTCGCGGCGAGGGGATCGGATGGCCGGAGCTGCGGCGACGACTGAATGCCGTTCTCCCGCCGGACCTGGCATTGCGGTCGCTCCGCCCAGCGTCCGCGGGATTCGACCCGCGGCGTGACGCTCGCACGCGCATCTACCGCTACCGAATTCGGATGGCGGGCGACAAGCGGCCAGCGGACCGGTATCGGACGCTCGAGATCCAGGATCGGCTCGACGTCGCGGCCATGCGGGCCGTTGCGGCGGAGCTGCCCGGCAAGCGAGACTTCGCAGCGCTGGGGAGCGATGCAGAGGGCCGAACCATCCGTCACCTGCGGGAGGTGTCGGTCGTGCACCGCGGGACCTCCGTGGAGATCCGGGTCACGGCCAACGCGTTCCTGAGGCGAATGGTGCGCAGCATCGTGGCCATCCTGCTGGAGGCGGGGCGGCGGAGGCTGGCACCGGGATCGGTCGCCGGGTTGCTCGACGCGGGAGAGCGTGCGCTGCACGGGCGCGCGGCTCCGGCGCGTGGGCTCACGCTCGAGCGGGTCATCTATGCGAAGGCGACATCGGCAGCAACCGGATCGAGGAAGAAGGCAACGTGA
- the rplQ gene encoding 50S ribosomal protein L17, with amino-acid sequence MAGRRLGRTSEHRLHMLDNLAVSVLRYEKVRTTEAKAKEVRGRVDHMITLAKRGDLSARRLLISAMPDEPLIIDKLMGELATKYADRTSGYTRIVKIGPRLGDAAAIVQIELV; translated from the coding sequence TTGGCCGGCCGCAGGCTCGGCCGCACGAGCGAGCATCGCCTGCACATGCTGGACAACCTGGCGGTATCGGTGCTCCGCTACGAGAAGGTCAGGACCACCGAGGCCAAGGCCAAGGAGGTCCGCGGGCGCGTGGATCACATGATCACGCTGGCGAAGCGTGGCGACCTCTCAGCACGCCGCCTCCTGATCTCGGCAATGCCGGACGAGCCCCTCATCATCGACAAGCTGATGGGCGAGCTGGCCACCAAATACGCCGACCGTACCTCTGGCTACACCCGCATCGTCAAGATCGGGCCGCGGCTGGGAGATGCGGCGGCCATCGTCCAGATCGAACTGGTCTAG
- a CDS encoding DNA-directed RNA polymerase subunit alpha, with protein MIELESTPTTRIEEVESRGDLSIFEVNPLADGYGVTLGNALRRVLLNSLEGAAVTSVQVAGVFHEFSTIDNVKEDVTQIVLNIKKLRLRSFARHAVTLKLMKHGAGPVTAADITESADVEIVNPDLLLLTLDSDAGSIEMDLTVETGVGYRPAEHAEDLPIGIIPVDAIFTPVRRVNFIVSDTRVGQMTNFDRLTLEIETDGTTTPKAALSSAAEILVQEFSRFAEIGRRPLPGTEDVPALVSANLLDAPIEELDLPMRAYNSLKRNNITKIGQLLALGDDELLRMRNFGKKSLDEMKERLALRGFIVPESGAGSVDESDLPATAELDEAVAAELDREG; from the coding sequence ATGATCGAACTTGAGTCCACGCCGACCACCCGCATCGAGGAGGTCGAATCGCGCGGCGACCTGTCAATCTTCGAGGTCAATCCCCTGGCCGATGGCTACGGGGTGACGCTCGGCAACGCGCTGCGCCGCGTCCTGCTGAATTCGCTCGAGGGAGCTGCCGTCACGTCGGTGCAGGTGGCAGGCGTCTTCCACGAATTCAGCACCATCGACAACGTCAAGGAGGACGTGACCCAGATCGTCCTCAACATCAAGAAGCTGCGCCTGCGCTCGTTCGCGCGCCACGCGGTCACCCTCAAGCTGATGAAGCACGGGGCCGGTCCGGTCACCGCCGCCGATATCACCGAGTCGGCCGACGTCGAGATCGTCAACCCTGACCTGCTCCTGCTGACCCTCGACTCGGATGCCGGATCGATCGAGATGGACCTCACCGTGGAGACCGGCGTCGGGTACCGACCCGCCGAGCACGCGGAGGATCTGCCGATCGGGATCATCCCGGTCGACGCCATCTTCACCCCCGTGCGCCGCGTGAACTTCATCGTCAGTGACACCCGCGTGGGTCAGATGACCAACTTCGACCGACTGACCCTCGAGATCGAGACCGATGGCACGACGACCCCCAAGGCGGCGCTGTCGAGTGCCGCCGAGATCCTGGTGCAGGAGTTCAGCCGCTTTGCCGAGATCGGGCGCCGGCCGCTGCCGGGGACCGAGGATGTCCCGGCCCTGGTGAGCGCCAACCTGCTCGACGCGCCGATCGAGGAGCTCGACCTGCCAATGCGGGCCTACAACAGCCTGAAGCGCAACAACATTACCAAGATCGGGCAGCTCCTGGCGCTCGGCGACGACGAGCTGCTGCGGATGCGCAACTTCGGCAAGAAGAGCCTCGACGAGATGAAGGAGCGCCTGGCGCTCCGCGGCTTCATCGTGCCGGAGAGCGGCGCGGGGAGCGTCGACGAGTCCGACCTGCCGGCCACGGCCGAGCTTGACGAGGCGGTCGCCGCCGAGCTCGATCGAGAGGGCTGA
- the rpsD gene encoding 30S ribosomal protein S4, whose amino-acid sequence MARYTDPVCRICRREGLKLFLKGSRCFSKKCAFERRSTPPGMNTQRRRKVSEFGMQMREKQKVRRSYSVLEKQFRNYFAKAEQRKGMTGENLLRMLEMRLDNVVFRMGFARSRAEARQLVNHRHFAVNGRPTNIPSFGTKVGDRIEVRESRRGREIFKTAAETMKSAAIPEWVSIDGAKLAGSVLAEPAREQMPLEFNEQLVVEYYSR is encoded by the coding sequence ATGGCACGCTATACCGATCCGGTCTGCCGCATCTGCCGTCGCGAGGGGCTCAAGCTCTTCCTGAAGGGGAGCCGCTGCTTCAGCAAGAAGTGCGCCTTCGAGCGGCGCAGCACGCCGCCGGGCATGAACACCCAGCGCCGCCGCAAGGTGAGCGAGTTCGGCATGCAGATGCGCGAGAAGCAGAAGGTGCGCCGCAGCTACTCGGTGCTGGAGAAGCAATTCCGCAACTACTTCGCCAAGGCCGAGCAGCGCAAGGGGATGACGGGCGAGAACCTGCTGCGCATGCTCGAGATGCGCCTCGACAACGTCGTATTCCGCATGGGCTTCGCGCGGTCTCGGGCCGAGGCGCGCCAGCTCGTCAACCACCGGCACTTCGCCGTGAATGGCCGGCCCACCAACATCCCGAGCTTCGGGACCAAGGTCGGCGACCGGATCGAGGTCCGCGAGAGCCGGCGCGGTCGGGAGATCTTCAAGACCGCCGCCGAGACAATGAAGTCGGCAGCGATCCCCGAGTGGGTGAGCATCGATGGGGCCAAGTTGGCCGGATCGGTGCTGGCCGAACCCGCGAGGGAGCAGATGCCGCTCGAATTCAACGAGCAGCTCGTCGTCGAGTACTACTCGCGATAG